One part of the Mangrovibacillus cuniculi genome encodes these proteins:
- the yqiS gene encoding phosphate butyryltransferase produces MSLEHFRQRARSQSTAIVAVADAADLEVLESVQMAVREGLASFLLFGNESKMVHLAKQSFPELLSTDAVTFVPTQSATDAATKAVQSVSSGEATVLMKGHVPTATLLKAVLNKEWGLRTGAVLSHVAAFEVDGFERLIWVTDAAMNIAPDLTQKAQIIQNSISIATSVGINKPKVAVLTAVEVVNPSMQATLDAAALVQMASRGQIKGASVDGPLALDNAISITAAEHKGIKGEVAGNADILMVPTIEAGNVLYKSLVYFANAKVGAVIAGAKAPIVLTSRADSAESKLYSLALAICTTSN; encoded by the coding sequence ATGTCTTTAGAACATTTTCGTCAAAGGGCAAGGTCTCAATCAACTGCGATTGTAGCAGTTGCCGACGCAGCGGACTTAGAGGTATTAGAGTCCGTTCAAATGGCAGTGAGAGAAGGACTAGCCTCATTTTTACTTTTTGGAAATGAGTCCAAAATGGTTCATTTAGCAAAACAGTCATTTCCAGAATTGTTATCTACAGATGCCGTAACATTTGTACCGACACAGTCGGCAACAGATGCTGCCACAAAAGCAGTTCAATCCGTTTCTTCAGGTGAAGCTACAGTGTTAATGAAAGGGCACGTACCTACAGCTACGCTATTAAAGGCTGTGTTGAATAAAGAATGGGGATTACGAACTGGTGCTGTTCTTTCACATGTCGCAGCGTTTGAAGTGGATGGCTTCGAAAGGTTAATTTGGGTAACAGATGCTGCAATGAATATTGCACCAGATCTTACGCAAAAAGCGCAAATTATTCAAAATTCCATCTCCATTGCGACTAGCGTTGGTATTAACAAACCGAAAGTAGCAGTATTAACTGCTGTAGAAGTTGTCAATCCTTCCATGCAAGCTACATTAGATGCAGCTGCCTTGGTACAAATGGCAAGTAGAGGCCAAATAAAAGGCGCATCGGTTGATGGTCCACTTGCATTAGACAATGCCATCTCTATTACTGCTGCAGAACACAAAGGCATAAAAGGGGAAGTAGCAGGTAATGCCGATATATTGATGGTTCCTACTATTGAAGCAGGAAATGTCTTATATAAATCTTTAGTATATTTCGCAAATGCAAAAGTTGGAGCGGTGATCGCAGGAGCGAAGGCTCCAATTGTATTAACATCAAGAGCGGACTCTGCTGAAAGTAAACTATATTCTTTAGCTCTAGCAATTTGCACAACATCAAATTAA
- the spo0A gene encoding sporulation transcription factor Spo0A, with protein MKKISVCIVDDNRELVSLLEEFISSQPDMEVIGTAFNGQECMNLLDELQPDVLVLDIIMPHLDGLAVLQRLRERENSKMPYVIMLTAFGQEDVTKKAVDLGASYFILKPFDMENLASHIRTIGGNVSTQTKKPSSSRLQSSFIQSESKPRNLDSSITSIIHEIGVPAHIKGYLYLREAISMVYNDIELLGSITKVLYPDIAKKYNTTASRVERAIRHAIEVAWSRGNIDSISSLFGYTVSMTKAKPTNSEFIAMVADKLRLEHKAS; from the coding sequence GTGAAAAAAATTAGTGTATGTATCGTGGATGATAACCGCGAATTAGTGTCTTTATTGGAAGAGTTTATATCATCTCAGCCAGATATGGAAGTGATCGGTACGGCTTTTAATGGGCAAGAGTGTATGAACCTTCTAGATGAATTACAACCTGACGTACTTGTTCTAGATATTATTATGCCTCATTTAGATGGCTTAGCAGTGCTTCAAAGGCTTCGGGAAAGAGAAAATAGCAAAATGCCTTATGTTATTATGTTAACAGCTTTTGGTCAAGAAGATGTAACGAAAAAAGCAGTTGATTTAGGAGCTTCTTATTTTATACTGAAACCTTTCGATATGGAGAATTTAGCGAGTCACATTCGAACTATTGGTGGGAATGTTTCTACTCAGACGAAAAAGCCATCATCATCAAGACTTCAATCTTCCTTTATCCAGTCAGAATCAAAGCCGAGAAATCTTGATTCAAGTATAACTAGCATTATTCATGAGATTGGCGTACCTGCCCATATCAAAGGTTACCTTTATTTAAGAGAAGCGATTTCTATGGTATATAATGATATTGAACTTTTAGGATCTATTACAAAAGTGTTATATCCAGACATAGCAAAAAAATATAACACGACAGCTAGCCGTGTAGAAAGAGCAATTCGTCATGCTATTGAAGTCGCATGGAGCCGTGGTAATATTGACAGTATTTCCTCCTTGTTTGGCTACACAGTTTCCATGACAAAAGCAAAACCAACAAATTCAGAATTTATCGCAATGGTGGCGGATAAATTACGTCTGGAACACAAAGCTTCTTGA
- the recN gene encoding DNA repair protein RecN, producing MLTELTIKNFAIITELSVPFQEGLTVLTGETGAGKSIIIDAVHLLVGGRGSTDFIRHGEDKAELEGLFFVDRSNHPVYEKAQEFGLTIEDGMIVFRRDIYKNGKSVCRVNGKLVTIATLREVGATLMDIHGQHETQSLLQEHQHISLLDHFAKDSLEMTMTQYQELYRSYKQVKKRLDEISSNEQQIAHRIDLLSFQVNEIQQAALKTGEDEELQEERKRLSNFEKLYESLQNSYEMLKGEQKGLDWISIASREVEFAASLDSEMESVSENVQNSYYALEDAASTIRNMLDGLEFQPERLNEIEHRLNELNQLKRKYGSTIAEVIQYGEEKSVELDELLNREGTVNDLEKQLSSIEEDLKIEAKALSEERTAAAVTLTEQIHDQLQQLYMEKARFHVNIATNEGAYTSSGIDEVTFLISTNQGEPLKPLAKIASGGELSRIMLALKTIFSRHQGVTSIIFDEVDTGVSGRVAQSIAEKIYQVAVHSQVLCISHLPQVAALADTHLFISKRTENGRTFSSVLPLSETDKIDEIGRMISGIEVTELTRKHAKELVTLAKTVKKQPNKV from the coding sequence GTGTTAACAGAATTAACAATTAAAAACTTTGCAATTATTACGGAACTCTCCGTACCTTTCCAAGAGGGTCTAACAGTCTTAACAGGTGAAACAGGTGCCGGGAAATCAATCATTATTGATGCTGTTCATCTTTTGGTAGGTGGAAGAGGTTCTACTGATTTTATTCGTCACGGAGAAGATAAAGCGGAATTAGAAGGTTTGTTCTTCGTTGATAGATCAAATCACCCAGTATATGAAAAGGCACAAGAGTTCGGTTTAACCATTGAAGATGGCATGATCGTCTTTAGACGTGACATTTATAAAAATGGAAAAAGTGTATGTAGAGTCAACGGGAAGCTTGTGACGATAGCCACTTTGAGAGAAGTTGGCGCAACGTTAATGGACATACATGGTCAACATGAAACACAGAGTTTATTACAGGAACATCAACATATTTCTTTGTTAGATCATTTTGCTAAAGATTCGTTAGAAATGACAATGACGCAATACCAAGAATTATACCGTTCTTATAAACAGGTGAAAAAAAGGTTAGATGAGATTTCCTCAAACGAACAACAAATTGCACACCGTATTGATTTACTTTCTTTCCAAGTGAATGAGATTCAACAAGCAGCACTAAAGACTGGGGAAGATGAAGAGTTACAAGAGGAACGAAAAAGGTTGTCTAATTTCGAGAAACTATATGAATCATTACAAAATAGTTATGAAATGCTAAAAGGTGAACAAAAAGGACTCGATTGGATCTCTATCGCATCCCGTGAAGTAGAGTTTGCAGCTAGCTTAGACTCCGAAATGGAGTCTGTGTCTGAGAATGTTCAGAACAGTTACTATGCATTGGAAGATGCAGCCTCTACTATTCGAAACATGTTAGATGGATTAGAGTTTCAACCCGAACGGTTAAATGAAATAGAACACAGATTAAATGAATTGAATCAACTAAAACGAAAATATGGATCAACAATAGCGGAAGTGATTCAATATGGGGAGGAAAAGTCTGTTGAACTAGATGAATTGCTAAATCGAGAAGGTACGGTGAATGATCTAGAAAAACAACTTAGCTCCATAGAAGAAGATTTAAAAATTGAAGCAAAAGCATTATCGGAAGAACGTACAGCAGCTGCTGTAACGTTAACAGAGCAAATCCATGATCAGTTACAACAATTGTACATGGAAAAAGCTCGTTTTCATGTAAATATCGCAACCAATGAAGGTGCGTACACGTCTTCTGGTATAGATGAAGTAACCTTTTTGATCTCCACTAACCAGGGAGAGCCTTTAAAGCCACTAGCTAAAATTGCCTCAGGTGGAGAGTTATCTAGAATCATGCTTGCATTAAAAACCATCTTCTCTCGTCACCAAGGTGTTACTTCCATTATTTTTGATGAAGTAGATACTGGCGTTTCAGGAAGAGTTGCTCAATCTATTGCGGAAAAAATTTATCAGGTAGCTGTTCACTCGCAAGTGTTATGTATATCCCATTTACCACAAGTTGCTGCATTAGCAGATACACACTTATTTATTTCCAAACGTACCGAGAATGGCCGGACATTCTCTTCAGTTCTTCCGTTATCAGAAACGGATAAAATTGATGAAATAGGTCGTATGATTTCTGGTATAGAAGTGACAGAATTAACAAGAAAGCATGCGAAAGAACTTGTTACACTTGCGAAAACAGTAAAAAAACAACCAAATAAAGTATAA
- a CDS encoding sigma-54 interaction domain-containing protein codes for MLHNVLVIGAGKGGVAVINMLSQLDMYHIVGVVDQNEQAPGIHLAKQLSIPTSKKWKDIYTKDVQIIFDVTGNLEFKKELENSAHSNTQLISGTIAHLVSRLLKEKEQLIEELENTSYKQELIFNATNDGMIVVDPDGVITFINESAERMTGLSRHVHIGMLVSNAISTSQLMRILETKRTEVNQRLVLPNGRHIITTRIPIISEDDQMLGAFAVFKDVTEIVHLAEELTDLKDVHSMLEAIIHSSDEAISVVDEHGTGLMVNPAYSRITGLSKEEIIGKGAQADIYEGESVHLQVLNTRKPVRGVRMKVGPNRKEVIVNVAPIIVNGKLKGSVGVIHDVSEIKALTEELSRARKMIRSLEETYTFEDIIAVSEEMSLVVEQARVAAKTPAAVLLRGDSGTGKELLAHAIHYESDRKYNKFVRVHCGSFSKNMAEQELFGFEGEEDAGFRKFVKRGFFEEAHGGTIFLDEIADLPLTAQTKLLRVLQDKELWRIGGKEPIPIQVRVIAASAKNLEKEMARGTFREDLYYRLNRMPIQLPPLKRRKEDIPTLSQTFIDRINTDFGRSVKGIDEEAMKRLMEYDWPGNIRELENVLSRALIFMDFHKHWMTADDLPSLTSWRNNSISFTDQEESSMGLVEKLEHVEKTIIQEAIQACGGNKTAAAKRLQISVRNLYYKLEKYEIEEMEVE; via the coding sequence ATGTTGCATAATGTATTAGTGATTGGTGCGGGTAAAGGTGGAGTAGCCGTTATCAACATGCTTTCTCAGCTAGACATGTATCACATCGTTGGTGTAGTGGATCAAAATGAACAAGCACCAGGAATCCACTTGGCAAAACAATTATCCATCCCAACTTCGAAAAAATGGAAAGATATCTACACAAAAGATGTGCAGATTATTTTTGATGTAACGGGAAATCTGGAATTTAAAAAAGAGTTAGAGAATAGCGCACATTCCAATACCCAATTAATTTCTGGAACAATTGCTCATTTGGTTTCAAGGTTATTGAAAGAAAAAGAGCAATTGATTGAAGAATTGGAAAATACCTCATATAAACAAGAATTAATTTTTAATGCGACTAATGACGGTATGATTGTAGTGGATCCTGATGGAGTTATTACATTTATCAATGAGAGTGCAGAGCGCATGACTGGCTTATCTAGACACGTACATATAGGTATGCTAGTGTCTAATGCTATCTCTACTTCACAATTGATGAGGATATTAGAAACAAAGCGAACAGAAGTTAATCAACGCCTAGTACTGCCAAATGGAAGGCACATTATTACGACAAGAATTCCAATCATTTCTGAAGACGATCAAATGCTTGGTGCATTTGCCGTTTTTAAAGATGTCACGGAAATTGTTCATTTAGCTGAAGAACTAACAGATTTAAAAGATGTTCATTCCATGTTGGAAGCGATTATTCACTCTAGTGATGAAGCGATTTCAGTAGTAGATGAACATGGGACAGGATTAATGGTGAATCCTGCATACTCAAGGATTACTGGACTTTCTAAAGAGGAGATAATTGGCAAGGGAGCACAAGCTGATATCTATGAAGGAGAAAGTGTCCACCTGCAGGTTCTGAATACAAGAAAGCCAGTTCGTGGTGTTCGAATGAAAGTTGGGCCAAATAGAAAAGAAGTTATTGTTAATGTTGCTCCAATAATTGTTAATGGGAAACTAAAGGGCAGTGTTGGAGTTATTCACGATGTCAGTGAAATAAAAGCGTTAACCGAAGAACTTTCTAGAGCTCGTAAAATGATTCGAAGTTTAGAAGAAACCTACACTTTTGAGGACATTATCGCTGTTTCTGAAGAAATGAGCTTAGTAGTGGAACAAGCGAGAGTGGCAGCTAAGACACCAGCTGCTGTATTACTTCGAGGTGATTCGGGCACAGGTAAAGAATTATTGGCACATGCGATCCATTATGAAAGTGACCGAAAGTATAATAAATTTGTTCGAGTGCACTGTGGGTCATTCTCTAAAAACATGGCTGAGCAAGAATTATTTGGCTTTGAAGGAGAAGAAGACGCAGGTTTTCGTAAGTTTGTGAAAAGAGGCTTCTTTGAAGAGGCTCATGGAGGCACGATTTTCCTAGATGAAATCGCTGATTTGCCACTAACTGCTCAAACAAAATTACTTCGCGTATTACAAGATAAAGAACTTTGGAGAATTGGTGGAAAAGAACCTATACCTATTCAAGTGAGGGTAATTGCTGCATCTGCAAAAAATCTAGAGAAGGAAATGGCCAGAGGCACCTTCCGTGAAGATTTGTATTACCGATTAAATCGAATGCCGATACAGCTACCACCATTAAAAAGAAGAAAAGAAGATATTCCGACTCTCAGTCAAACTTTTATTGATCGAATAAATACGGACTTTGGAAGATCTGTTAAAGGTATTGATGAAGAGGCGATGAAACGATTAATGGAATATGATTGGCCAGGGAACATTCGTGAGTTAGAAAACGTATTGTCTCGAGCTTTAATATTTATGGACTTCCATAAACATTGGATGACGGCTGATGATCTTCCCAGCTTAACTTCATGGCGTAACAACTCTATCTCCTTTACAGATCAAGAAGAATCATCCATGGGATTAGTAGAGAAACTAGAACATGTTGAAAAGACAATTATTCAAGAAGCAATTCAAGCTTGTGGTGGAAACAAGACAGCAGCTGCAAAGAGGCTACAAATTTCTGTGCGAAATTTATACTATAAGTTAGAAAAGTATGAAATAGAAGAAATGGAAGTGGAATAG
- the bcd gene encoding Leu/Phe/Val dehydrogenase, with the protein MKIFDYMETYDYEQLVFCQDKTSGLKAIIAIHDTTLGPALGGTRMWTYENEEAAIEDALRLAKGMTYKNAAAGLNLGGGKTVIIGDPRKDKNEEMFRAFGRYIQGLNGRYITAEDVGTTVADMDLIHEETNYVTGISPAFGSSGNPSPVTAYGVYRGMKAAAKEAFGHDSLEGKVVAVQGVGNVAYTLCKYLHEEGAKLIVTDINKEAVQRVVEDFDAKAVEVHEIYSVDCDIFAPCALGAIINDETIPQLKAKVIAGAANNQLKETRHGDLIHELGLVYAPDYVINAGGVINVADELNGYNHERAIKRVETIYNNVEKVFEISKRDGIPTYVAADRMAEERIERMRQSRSQFLQNGKHILSGR; encoded by the coding sequence ATGAAAATTTTTGACTATATGGAGACTTATGATTATGAGCAGTTAGTTTTTTGCCAAGATAAAACTTCTGGCTTAAAAGCAATTATTGCTATTCACGATACTACCTTAGGACCAGCTTTAGGTGGTACTCGTATGTGGACGTATGAAAATGAAGAAGCAGCTATTGAAGATGCATTACGTCTAGCAAAAGGTATGACATATAAAAATGCTGCAGCGGGGCTTAACCTGGGTGGAGGTAAAACAGTAATCATTGGAGATCCTCGTAAAGATAAAAATGAAGAGATGTTCCGTGCATTTGGTCGCTATATCCAAGGGTTAAATGGACGTTATATTACGGCAGAAGATGTTGGTACAACTGTAGCTGATATGGATTTAATTCATGAAGAAACAAACTATGTAACTGGAATCTCTCCTGCATTCGGTTCTTCAGGAAATCCTTCACCAGTTACAGCGTATGGTGTATACCGTGGAATGAAAGCTGCTGCGAAAGAAGCATTTGGGCATGATTCATTAGAAGGAAAAGTTGTAGCGGTTCAAGGTGTAGGAAACGTAGCGTATACTTTATGTAAGTATTTACATGAAGAAGGTGCAAAATTAATCGTTACTGATATTAATAAAGAAGCGGTACAACGTGTAGTAGAGGACTTCGATGCAAAAGCGGTAGAAGTACATGAAATCTACAGTGTTGATTGTGATATCTTTGCTCCATGTGCACTAGGGGCAATTATTAATGACGAGACAATTCCACAATTGAAAGCAAAAGTAATTGCAGGTGCAGCTAACAACCAGTTAAAAGAAACGCGTCATGGAGATTTAATCCATGAACTTGGTCTTGTGTATGCACCAGACTATGTTATTAACGCTGGTGGAGTTATCAATGTTGCAGACGAATTGAATGGCTACAATCACGAAAGAGCGATTAAACGTGTAGAAACAATCTACAATAATGTAGAAAAAGTGTTCGAAATTTCTAAACGTGATGGCATTCCAACATATGTTGCAGCAGACCGTATGGCAGAAGAGCGTATTGAACGTATGCGTCAATCTAGAAGCCAATTTTTACAAAATGGAAAACATATTTTAAGCGGCCGTTAA
- a CDS encoding glycerophosphodiester phosphodiesterase: MTLIFAHRGAAGTYPENTMLAFEKALEVGADGIELDVQLSADGEVVVIHDETIDRTTNGSGEVRNFTLQELQSFQASYTFNVGNRFTPIPTLREVFQFLTTNRLVCNIELKNSVVEYFGLDRKVFELIQEFGLSDRVIISSFHHRSLMHMKQFAPQLEYSPLYGEPLFQPWDYVRMMGLSSVHPAYRTLDTFTVQKFAENNIAIRCYTVNAKKRIKQALIWGVEAIFTDYPERAITLKKEVD, translated from the coding sequence ATGACGTTAATTTTCGCGCATCGAGGTGCAGCAGGAACTTACCCGGAAAATACCATGTTGGCATTTGAAAAAGCACTAGAAGTTGGTGCTGATGGGATAGAATTAGATGTGCAGCTTTCTGCAGACGGTGAAGTGGTTGTGATCCACGATGAAACAATTGATCGCACCACAAATGGTAGTGGGGAAGTGAGAAATTTTACTTTACAAGAACTACAATCTTTTCAGGCTAGTTACACATTTAACGTAGGAAATAGATTTACCCCTATTCCAACTCTTAGAGAAGTCTTTCAATTTTTAACTACTAATCGTCTTGTGTGCAATATTGAATTGAAAAATAGTGTGGTTGAATATTTTGGACTAGATAGAAAGGTTTTTGAGTTAATTCAAGAGTTTGGATTAAGCGACAGAGTCATTATTTCTTCTTTTCATCATCGCTCACTTATGCATATGAAACAGTTTGCACCACAATTGGAGTACTCACCTCTTTATGGAGAGCCTTTGTTTCAACCATGGGATTATGTCAGAATGATGGGATTATCAAGTGTTCATCCTGCTTATCGAACGCTAGACACTTTCACTGTGCAAAAATTTGCAGAAAACAATATTGCTATCAGATGTTATACGGTGAATGCAAAAAAGAGAATAAAACAAGCGCTAATTTGGGGAGTAGAAGCAATTTTTACAGACTACCCAGAAAGAGCAATAACGCTAAAAAAAGAGGTCGACTAA
- a CDS encoding FapA family protein → MDVLMENDYFQLLTDEINVYILVKQSGFPLLQLNHSLKDHPRISLTNFLALKKALEKPSEEFTLIGEWKSLVDIMITSDKMKAFLTVNVPEEEWIKRESEIQSKINYMIEEYNIRTGISSPNFKELKKQPDGLLLAEGVAPINGEDAKIEYKPLPARTPMIKDDGNADYYDLHFVEEVFKGDWLGEKTPSTPGKNGNTIFGDVLLALSGEDKPLLYDPETVHVVSEEGKWVLRALQDGILERKNGRLSIGKHLLIDGDVGIETGNIEFDGTVTVKGTVMSGYAIKATKDLSILSDLGVSNAKSIITAKGDIFIKGGIFGKSGTIVESGRHIYLKHANECQLHAKGDIFIGNYAIGCDLNATNVLADERKGSIIGGKIVAVGKVCASSIGNKLERKTSVHVKGFQRKMEEEALKVVLLEYRELLIELEQVKKEVQSFPTDTSKLTEGEKVSQKKKRQELKDLQQKLTRVDDKRKHHMNMLSIKGEGEVSAKAGIFPQTLIEIGPQQKYIRTLTKGTYYLLDRQLRFE, encoded by the coding sequence ATGGATGTATTAATGGAAAATGATTACTTTCAACTTTTAACAGATGAAATTAATGTATACATTTTAGTGAAACAGAGTGGTTTTCCGCTACTTCAACTAAATCATTCGCTAAAAGACCACCCAAGGATTTCGCTTACTAATTTTTTAGCGTTAAAAAAAGCGCTAGAGAAACCTTCTGAAGAATTTACATTAATTGGTGAATGGAAGTCGTTGGTAGATATAATGATAACATCTGATAAAATGAAAGCGTTTTTAACAGTGAATGTACCGGAAGAAGAATGGATAAAACGAGAATCAGAAATACAAAGTAAGATAAATTATATGATAGAAGAATACAACATAAGAACAGGAATTTCATCCCCAAATTTTAAAGAACTTAAAAAGCAACCGGATGGGTTGTTGTTAGCAGAAGGAGTAGCACCTATAAATGGAGAAGACGCAAAGATAGAATACAAGCCTCTTCCAGCTCGTACTCCTATGATAAAGGACGATGGGAATGCGGACTATTATGATCTACATTTTGTAGAAGAAGTCTTTAAAGGGGATTGGTTGGGAGAGAAGACACCATCTACTCCAGGAAAAAATGGAAATACAATATTTGGAGATGTATTACTTGCATTAAGTGGTGAAGATAAACCTCTTCTATATGATCCAGAAACTGTTCATGTTGTTAGTGAAGAGGGTAAATGGGTGTTAAGAGCACTTCAAGATGGGATCTTGGAAAGAAAAAACGGTCGTCTTTCTATTGGTAAACATTTACTTATAGATGGTGATGTTGGAATTGAAACTGGAAACATTGAATTTGATGGAACTGTAACGGTTAAAGGTACAGTTATGTCGGGTTATGCTATCAAAGCAACCAAAGACTTATCGATTTTAAGTGATTTAGGTGTAAGTAATGCGAAATCAATTATTACTGCTAAAGGAGATATCTTTATTAAAGGAGGCATTTTTGGTAAATCAGGTACAATCGTAGAATCCGGTAGACATATTTATTTAAAACATGCAAATGAGTGTCAACTTCATGCCAAAGGAGATATCTTTATTGGGAACTATGCCATTGGATGCGATTTGAATGCAACTAATGTTTTGGCTGATGAACGAAAAGGTTCTATTATTGGTGGGAAAATTGTTGCTGTTGGGAAGGTATGTGCCAGTTCAATAGGAAATAAATTAGAGAGAAAAACCTCCGTACATGTAAAAGGTTTTCAAAGGAAAATGGAAGAGGAAGCACTTAAAGTTGTATTATTAGAGTATAGAGAATTATTAATTGAGTTAGAGCAGGTAAAGAAGGAGGTACAAAGCTTTCCTACAGATACAAGCAAGTTAACGGAGGGAGAAAAAGTATCTCAAAAGAAGAAAAGGCAAGAGTTAAAAGACTTACAGCAAAAGTTGACACGAGTAGATGATAAGAGGAAGCATCATATGAATATGTTGTCCATTAAAGGAGAGGGGGAAGTTTCTGCGAAAGCGGGTATTTTTCCTCAAACATTGATTGAAATTGGACCACAACAAAAATATATCAGAACCTTAACTAAGGGCACCTACTACTTGTTAGACCGACAGCTGCGTTTTGAATAG
- a CDS encoding DUF2627 domain-containing protein, translating to MTRIIALIILVIPAILAVYGIKLMRDMAFQILTPPFPALWMQFLAGLLFFILGLAFVAGFILHRDRKQNKVQERFKSPNA from the coding sequence ATGACTAGAATCATCGCCCTTATCATACTTGTTATCCCAGCAATATTGGCTGTCTACGGAATTAAACTAATGAGAGATATGGCTTTCCAAATACTAACACCACCATTTCCTGCTTTATGGATGCAATTTTTAGCAGGATTGTTATTTTTCATCCTTGGATTAGCTTTTGTTGCAGGATTCATCTTACATCGTGACCGCAAACAAAATAAAGTGCAAGAGCGTTTTAAGTCACCCAATGCATAA
- the spoIVB gene encoding SpoIVB peptidase, whose product MRKKDLRKTIGIILLVSLLAIGFSKPFQSYLSIPTNVTIFEGQTHQLVDALPVSATGSGGNHLSVLQQPSSIAIAGESVGTEDLVLDFAGFPVKKVDVQVLKDFKVIPGGQSIGVKLNTLGVLVVGHHLIPTVEGKQSPGEIAGIQIGDMITKINGQTITSMADVGSFVQKAGTENGSMELTVQRDQKTFTTSLTPLQDQNDNNYKLGLYIRDSAAGIGTLTFYEPTSHKYGALGHVISDMDTKKPIVVRDGEVVRSTVTSIEKGLNGNPGEKLARFKDERHVVGNIFRNSPYGIFGELHEQLSNGINDKALPIALSHQVKEGPAKIYTVVEGDKVEEYEIEIVSTIPQKFPATKGMVIKITDPKLLEATGGIVQGMSGSPIIQDNKVVGAVTHVFVNDPTSGYGVHIEWMLHEAGINIYAD is encoded by the coding sequence ATGAGAAAAAAGGATCTTAGAAAAACGATCGGAATCATCCTCCTTGTTTCCCTACTTGCAATTGGTTTCTCAAAACCATTCCAATCCTATTTATCCATTCCTACGAATGTAACGATTTTTGAGGGGCAAACCCATCAATTAGTGGACGCGTTACCTGTATCCGCAACAGGTAGCGGTGGTAATCACTTATCGGTACTACAACAACCATCCTCTATTGCCATTGCTGGTGAATCAGTTGGAACAGAAGATTTAGTGTTAGACTTTGCAGGATTTCCTGTTAAGAAAGTAGACGTGCAAGTACTAAAAGATTTTAAGGTCATTCCTGGTGGACAATCCATCGGTGTTAAGTTAAACACATTAGGAGTATTGGTCGTTGGTCATCACTTAATACCTACAGTAGAAGGTAAACAATCTCCTGGAGAAATTGCTGGTATACAGATAGGTGATATGATAACGAAAATAAATGGCCAAACGATTACCTCAATGGCTGATGTAGGTAGCTTTGTTCAAAAAGCAGGTACAGAAAATGGTTCTATGGAACTTACTGTACAGCGAGATCAAAAGACATTTACTACCTCTTTAACACCACTGCAAGATCAAAACGACAATAATTATAAACTTGGATTGTATATCAGAGATTCTGCAGCAGGAATTGGTACGTTGACTTTTTATGAACCTACTAGCCACAAATATGGTGCACTAGGTCATGTTATTTCAGATATGGATACAAAAAAGCCAATAGTGGTACGTGATGGAGAAGTAGTACGTTCAACCGTGACAAGTATTGAAAAAGGGTTAAATGGTAACCCAGGAGAAAAGCTCGCACGATTTAAAGATGAACGTCATGTCGTTGGGAATATTTTTCGAAATAGCCCATATGGAATCTTTGGGGAACTTCACGAACAGCTGAGCAATGGGATTAATGATAAAGCATTACCGATTGCTTTATCTCATCAAGTAAAAGAAGGACCTGCGAAGATCTATACTGTAGTTGAGGGGGATAAAGTGGAGGAGTACGAAATTGAAATAGTAAGTACTATTCCGCAAAAGTTTCCTGCAACAAAAGGTATGGTCATTAAGATTACGGATCCAAAACTTTTAGAAGCTACAGGTGGAATCGTTCAAGGGATGAGTGGTAGCCCCATTATTCAAGATAATAAAGTAGTGGGTGCGGTAACACATGTATTTGTAAATGATCCAACTTCAGGTTATGGTGTTCATATTGAATGGATGCTACATGAAGCTGGAATCAATATATATGCTGATTAA